The Aeromicrobium yanjiei genome includes a region encoding these proteins:
- a CDS encoding molybdopterin-dependent oxidoreductase, with product MRLPTVTDIEKRLPRPDDFPSRARGPQVSARVGTAVGVCFVICFLTGMWSHWQYSTPGWLTLSPRPTQLYRWTQGIHVISGTAAIPLLLVKLWSVFPRLFARPPRGARARILTLLERGSIAVLMGSALFMLVSGTLNIIGWYPWEFSFRQTHGAMAWVAIGSVLVHVAVKLPVIREAWGEPVEPASPERTPVDVDAPTRRDVLRGAFLASGLAVVLTAGQAVPWLRRISVFSVRPGDGPQDLPINRTARSAGTSTSALDPDWVLEVTGADRTVRLTRDDLLAMPQRTHRLPIACVEGWSRSAVWTGVPLRDVIALAGAGPRTDVVVRSLQTKGAFGSSRVVGNVVADPRTLLALQLNGETLDIEHGYPCRLIAPNRPGVFQTKWLNRLEVQA from the coding sequence GTGAGACTGCCGACCGTCACCGACATCGAGAAGCGGCTGCCGCGTCCCGACGACTTCCCCAGCCGTGCCCGCGGCCCACAGGTCTCCGCTCGTGTCGGCACGGCGGTCGGCGTGTGCTTCGTGATCTGCTTCCTGACCGGGATGTGGAGCCACTGGCAGTACTCCACGCCCGGCTGGCTGACCCTGAGCCCGCGACCCACCCAGCTCTACCGCTGGACCCAGGGCATCCACGTGATCTCGGGGACGGCTGCGATCCCGCTCCTGCTGGTCAAGCTGTGGTCGGTCTTCCCCCGGCTGTTCGCCCGTCCGCCCCGGGGAGCCCGCGCCCGGATCCTGACCCTGCTGGAGCGCGGGTCGATCGCCGTGCTGATGGGCTCGGCCCTGTTCATGCTCGTCAGCGGGACGCTCAACATCATCGGCTGGTACCCGTGGGAGTTCAGCTTCCGGCAGACGCACGGCGCCATGGCTTGGGTCGCGATCGGATCGGTGCTGGTGCACGTCGCGGTCAAGCTACCGGTGATCCGAGAGGCGTGGGGCGAGCCGGTCGAGCCGGCGTCGCCGGAGCGCACCCCGGTGGACGTCGATGCACCGACCCGCAGGGACGTGCTGCGAGGAGCGTTCCTCGCATCGGGCCTCGCCGTCGTCCTGACGGCAGGCCAGGCCGTGCCGTGGCTGCGCAGGATCTCGGTGTTCTCGGTGCGTCCGGGCGACGGCCCGCAGGACCTGCCGATCAACCGCACGGCGCGCAGCGCGGGCACGTCCACGTCCGCGCTCGACCCTGACTGGGTGCTCGAGGTGACGGGCGCGGACCGCACGGTGCGGCTGACCCGCGACGACCTGCTCGCGATGCCGCAACGGACTCACCGGCTGCCGATCGCGTGCGTCGAGGGGTGGAGCCGCAGCGCCGTCTGGACGGGCGTCCCGCTGCGGGACGTCATCGCGCTGGCGGGCGCCGGCCCCCGGACCGACGTCGTCGTGCGGTCGCTGCAGACCAAGGGGGCGTTCGGCTCCTCCCGCGTGGTCGGCAACGTCGTGGCGGACCCCCGCACGTTGCTCGCGCTTCAGCTCAACGGCGAGACGCTCGACATCGAGCACGGCTACCCGTGCCGCCTGATCGCGCCCAACCGGCCCGGCGTGTTCCAGACCAAGTGGCTCAACCGCCTGGAGGTGCAGGCATGA
- a CDS encoding carbohydrate kinase family protein has product MILVVGDLVDDIGVRPLGSVNAASDTVSEIRMTAGGSAANVAAWLGHLGAPVRFVGRCGADAVSRHVAALEAYGVDARISGDPDLPTATIVLTLDDAADRTMYVDRAANTTLTDEHVPAEVWQGVTWLHLTGYSFFDDGVRPVALRLVEEARRRGAGVSIDPSSLGFLEQAGRETILGWLEGADLVFPNDDEQRFLQLTGDGIVLTRGAEGATFGAYTVPALATDAVDTVGAGDAFAAGFLSRWTSDGDPEASLAAGAKAAAECVAVRGARPAGGVLRG; this is encoded by the coding sequence GTGATCCTCGTCGTCGGTGACCTCGTCGACGACATCGGCGTCCGCCCGCTCGGCTCGGTCAACGCGGCGAGCGACACCGTCTCGGAGATCCGGATGACGGCCGGGGGATCGGCGGCCAACGTCGCGGCCTGGCTCGGCCACCTCGGCGCCCCCGTCCGCTTCGTGGGCCGGTGCGGCGCGGACGCCGTCTCCCGGCACGTCGCGGCCCTCGAGGCGTACGGCGTGGACGCCCGGATCAGCGGCGATCCCGACCTGCCGACGGCGACGATCGTGCTGACGCTGGACGACGCCGCCGACCGCACGATGTACGTCGACCGGGCCGCCAACACGACCCTGACCGACGAGCACGTGCCCGCCGAGGTGTGGCAGGGCGTGACGTGGCTGCACCTGACGGGCTACTCGTTCTTCGACGACGGCGTGCGCCCGGTGGCGCTGCGGCTCGTCGAGGAGGCGCGCCGCCGCGGCGCCGGGGTCAGCATCGACCCCAGCTCGCTGGGATTCCTGGAGCAGGCCGGACGCGAGACGATCCTGGGCTGGCTCGAGGGCGCCGACCTGGTGTTCCCCAACGACGACGAGCAGCGGTTCCTGCAGCTCACGGGCGACGGGATCGTGCTGACCCGCGGGGCCGAGGGTGCGACGTTCGGCGCGTACACGGTCCCCGCTCTCGCGACCGACGCGGTCGACACCGTGGGCGCGGGTGACGCGTTCGCCGCCGGCTTCCTCAGCCGCTGGACGAGCGACGGGGACCCCGAGGCGTCCCTGGCCGCCGGCGCGAAGGCCGCCGCGGAGTGCGTCGCGGTCCGTGGCGCCCGCCCGGCGGGCGGAGTGCTCAGGGGGTGA
- a CDS encoding GNAT family N-acetyltransferase → MTRFEIREDDLSGPEVVALLEQHLAEMASHTPAESVHALPIDRLSGPDVTFWSVWSGGRLAGCGALKELDPTHAEIKSMRVTDEFRRQGVGEVVLLHLLDVARRRGYARVSLETGSNPPFEAARRLYARHGFVECEPFADYVPDPWSVFMTLQLR, encoded by the coding sequence GTGACCCGGTTCGAGATCCGGGAGGACGACCTCAGCGGCCCTGAGGTCGTGGCCCTGCTGGAGCAGCACCTGGCGGAGATGGCTTCGCACACCCCGGCCGAGAGCGTCCACGCGCTGCCGATCGACCGCCTCTCGGGCCCCGACGTCACCTTCTGGAGCGTCTGGTCCGGCGGTCGCCTCGCGGGCTGCGGCGCCCTCAAGGAGCTCGACCCCACGCACGCCGAGATCAAGTCGATGCGCGTCACCGATGAGTTCCGGCGCCAGGGGGTGGGCGAGGTCGTGCTGCTGCACCTGCTCGACGTCGCCAGGCGCCGTGGGTACGCCCGGGTGAGCCTCGAGACCGGCAGCAACCCGCCGTTCGAGGCGGCACGGAGGCTGTACGCCCGGCACGGGTTCGTCGAGTGCGAGCCGTTCGCCGACTACGTGCCGGACCCCTGGAGCGTGTTCATGACGCTCCAGCTCCGGTAG
- a CDS encoding AGE family epimerase/isomerase, which yields MSDDTPGSPAWRAASRNDLLAFARRSVRPEGGFIWLDDTGQPDRDKGLELWINARMTYVFSLAHLAGESDALPLAEHGVAALSTLFHDDTFGGWYDEIGFDGTPVDTAKRCYGHAFVLLAAATAAAAGAEGAQALLAEAGEVHAHRFWEPTAGRCLEQLSEDWSVADAYRGANSNMHTVEAYLVAGDVTGDPQWHDRALAICERIIGIHARSHEWRIPEHYDEDWTPVPEFNHEIVADPFRPYGATPGHAFEWSRLLVQLAAAMADPKPWMIEAAEALFAQAVQDTTEDDTPGLAYTTNWHGEPVVRERFHWVIAEAVLAAEALHASSGKALYAGLASRWWSEIDDYFVDPATGSWHHELAPSMAVSARTWRGKPDAYHAFNALTLPDLPLAPSAALTIGREQ from the coding sequence ATGAGCGACGACACCCCCGGAAGCCCTGCCTGGCGAGCCGCCTCCCGCAACGACCTGCTCGCGTTCGCGCGCAGGTCGGTCCGTCCCGAGGGCGGATTCATCTGGCTCGACGACACCGGCCAGCCGGACCGTGACAAGGGCCTGGAGCTGTGGATCAACGCCCGCATGACGTACGTCTTCTCCCTCGCCCACCTCGCGGGCGAGAGCGACGCCCTGCCGCTCGCGGAGCACGGCGTCGCCGCCCTGTCCACGCTGTTCCACGACGACACCTTCGGCGGCTGGTACGACGAGATCGGCTTCGACGGCACGCCGGTCGACACCGCCAAGCGCTGCTACGGCCACGCATTCGTCCTGCTGGCCGCCGCGACGGCCGCCGCGGCAGGGGCCGAGGGCGCCCAGGCGCTGCTCGCCGAAGCCGGCGAGGTGCACGCGCACCGGTTCTGGGAGCCGACCGCGGGCCGTTGCCTCGAGCAGCTGTCCGAGGACTGGTCCGTGGCCGACGCCTACCGGGGCGCCAACAGCAACATGCACACGGTCGAGGCGTACCTCGTCGCCGGCGACGTGACCGGCGATCCGCAGTGGCACGATCGGGCGCTCGCGATCTGCGAGCGCATCATCGGCATCCACGCCCGATCGCACGAGTGGCGCATCCCGGAGCACTACGACGAGGACTGGACGCCGGTGCCGGAGTTCAACCACGAGATCGTCGCCGACCCGTTCCGTCCGTACGGCGCGACGCCCGGGCACGCCTTCGAGTGGTCCCGGCTCCTCGTGCAGCTCGCCGCGGCCATGGCCGACCCGAAGCCGTGGATGATCGAGGCCGCCGAGGCGCTGTTCGCGCAGGCCGTCCAGGACACCACCGAGGACGACACCCCCGGCCTCGCGTACACCACCAACTGGCACGGCGAGCCCGTCGTGCGTGAGCGGTTCCACTGGGTCATCGCGGAGGCCGTGCTGGCGGCCGAGGCGCTCCACGCCTCGAGCGGCAAGGCTTTGTACGCGGGCCTCGCGAGTCGCTGGTGGTCCGAGATCGACGACTACTTCGTGGACCCCGCCACCGGGTCGTGGCACCACGAGCTCGCCCCGTCGATGGCAGTCTCCGCCCGGACGTGGCGCGGCAAGCCCGACGCGTACCACGCGTTCAACGCGCTCACCCTGCCCGATCTGCCCCTCGCGCCGAGCGCCGCGCTCACGATCGGCCGCGAGCAGTGA
- a CDS encoding pseudouridine-5'-phosphate glycosidase, protein MTIPLSISPAVQSALDEGWPVVALESTIISHGLPRPDNLAAARRFEQILTDMGVVPATVAVLDGELKAGLTDDELVRVANEDVPKLSVRDLPISLARGGSGATTVAATSYIANLAGIRVFATGGLGGVHRGASETFDESADLKVLSEVPITVVAAGVKSILDIPATLERLESLGVIVLGYGTDRFPSFWLTDSGHELDWSVPDAAAVADVMAARDALGQPAAVMVGNPLPIAEQLDPAVHDRALADALRMADEQGLSGKEVTPFLLQTIVDLTGGDSLAVNLKIAENNIRVAGEIALSWAGRSK, encoded by the coding sequence GTGACGATCCCCCTGAGCATCTCGCCCGCCGTCCAGTCCGCTCTCGACGAGGGCTGGCCCGTCGTCGCCCTGGAGTCGACGATCATCTCGCACGGTCTGCCCCGCCCGGACAACCTGGCGGCGGCGCGTCGTTTCGAGCAGATCCTCACCGACATGGGCGTCGTCCCGGCGACCGTCGCGGTGCTCGACGGTGAGCTCAAGGCCGGTCTGACCGACGACGAGCTCGTCCGGGTCGCCAATGAGGACGTCCCCAAGCTGAGCGTCCGCGACCTGCCGATCTCGCTGGCGCGGGGCGGCAGCGGCGCCACGACCGTCGCCGCGACCTCGTACATCGCGAACCTCGCGGGCATCCGCGTCTTCGCGACCGGCGGCCTCGGGGGCGTGCACCGCGGCGCGTCGGAGACGTTCGACGAGTCCGCCGACCTCAAGGTCCTCTCCGAGGTGCCGATCACGGTCGTGGCGGCGGGGGTGAAGTCGATCCTCGACATCCCGGCGACGCTCGAGCGCCTGGAGTCCCTCGGGGTCATCGTGCTCGGCTACGGGACGGACAGGTTCCCGAGCTTCTGGCTGACCGACTCCGGCCACGAGCTCGACTGGTCCGTCCCGGACGCGGCCGCGGTCGCCGACGTCATGGCCGCCAGGGACGCGCTCGGCCAGCCTGCTGCGGTCATGGTGGGCAATCCGCTGCCGATCGCCGAGCAGCTCGATCCGGCCGTGCACGACCGGGCCCTCGCGGACGCCCTGCGCATGGCCGACGAGCAGGGTCTCAGCGGCAAGGAGGTCACGCCGTTCCTGCTGCAGACGATCGTCGACCTGACCGGCGGCGACAGCCTCGCGGTCAACCTCAAGATCGCCGAGAACAACATCCGCGTCGCGGGCGAGATCGCACTGTCCTGGGCCGGTCGGTCGAAGTGA
- the dcd gene encoding dCTP deaminase: MLLSDRDILAEIDAGRVALDPFDPGMIQPSSIDVRLDKFFRVFDNHKYPHIDPAADQSDLTREIEVQGDEAFILHPGEFVLGSTYELVTLPDDIAARLEGKSSLGRLGLMTHSTAGFIDPGFSGHVTLELANVATLPIKLYPGMKIGQVCYFRLTSPAENPYGSAKYGSRYQGQRGPTASRSHANFHRTEI, from the coding sequence GTGCTTCTCTCCGACCGCGACATCCTTGCCGAGATCGATGCCGGACGCGTCGCGCTCGACCCGTTCGACCCCGGCATGATCCAGCCGTCGAGCATCGACGTGCGGCTCGACAAGTTCTTCCGCGTGTTCGACAACCACAAGTACCCCCACATCGACCCGGCAGCGGACCAGTCCGACCTGACCCGCGAGATCGAGGTCCAGGGCGACGAGGCGTTCATCCTGCACCCCGGCGAGTTCGTGCTCGGGTCGACGTACGAGCTGGTGACCCTGCCCGACGACATCGCCGCTCGTCTCGAGGGCAAGTCGTCCCTCGGGCGTCTCGGCCTCATGACGCACTCGACGGCCGGCTTCATCGACCCGGGATTTTCCGGGCACGTGACGCTCGAGCTCGCCAACGTCGCGACGCTGCCGATCAAGCTCTACCCGGGCATGAAGATCGGCCAGGTCTGCTACTTCCGCCTGACGTCGCCGGCCGAGAACCCCTACGGCTCGGCCAAGTACGGCTCGCGCTACCAGGGCCAGCGCGGCCCGACCGCATCCCGCTCGCACGCGAACTTCCACCGCACCGAGATCTGA
- a CDS encoding carbohydrate kinase family protein, producing MTVLVIGEALVDVVQREGGDPEPHAGGSPFNVAVGLARLDVPTLLAAQVGDDAYGDLLREHLYDSEVGLERLDPVPTRTSSAVATLAEDGSASYDFDLTWDPAALPDAADFEAVHVGSLGTALEPGAALVAGLVVSADVLGIPVSYDPNVRLSVEPDASVWRGVFDTIAPHATIIKMSDEDAATLFPGEEPVAVVRRLAADHGIVAMTRGADGAVVGAGDVLVEVPPAEVRLVDTIGAGDSFMAAMLSWCATYEWPSADELDATELRDLAMYASSAAAITCSRPGADPPRTRDLTP from the coding sequence GTGACGGTCCTGGTGATCGGCGAGGCGCTCGTGGACGTCGTGCAGCGCGAGGGCGGGGACCCCGAGCCCCACGCGGGCGGGTCCCCCTTCAACGTCGCAGTCGGCCTGGCCCGGTTGGACGTCCCGACGCTGCTCGCCGCACAGGTCGGCGACGACGCGTACGGCGACCTGCTGCGCGAGCACCTCTACGACTCCGAGGTCGGGCTCGAGCGCCTCGACCCGGTCCCGACGAGGACCTCCTCGGCGGTCGCGACGCTGGCCGAGGACGGCAGCGCGAGCTATGACTTCGACCTGACCTGGGACCCCGCCGCACTCCCCGACGCCGCAGACTTCGAGGCGGTCCACGTCGGCTCGCTGGGCACCGCGCTCGAGCCCGGCGCGGCGCTGGTCGCCGGGCTCGTGGTCAGCGCCGACGTGCTCGGCATCCCGGTGTCGTACGACCCGAACGTCCGCCTGAGCGTGGAGCCCGACGCCTCCGTCTGGCGCGGGGTGTTCGACACCATCGCGCCGCACGCGACGATCATCAAGATGAGCGACGAGGACGCCGCGACGCTCTTCCCGGGCGAGGAGCCCGTCGCCGTGGTGCGCCGGCTCGCCGCCGACCACGGCATCGTCGCGATGACGCGCGGCGCGGACGGGGCGGTCGTCGGCGCCGGGGACGTCCTCGTCGAGGTGCCGCCGGCCGAGGTGCGCCTCGTCGACACGATCGGTGCGGGCGACTCGTTCATGGCCGCGATGCTCTCGTGGTGCGCGACCTACGAGTGGCCGTCCGCCGACGAGCTGGACGCGACGGAGCTGCGCGACCTGGCGATGTACGCCTCCAGCGCCGCCGCGATCACCTGCTCCCGTCCCGGAGCCGATCCGCCGCGGACCCGCGACCTCACCCCCTGA
- a CDS encoding ABC transporter permease, with the protein MSSQTLEETRAELDAPRSGFGHALRAEWIKLWTVRSTWWTMSALIVLGAGLTTLICWGNASWLASSDADESPGSFITWGMMIAQVCAVIVGTLAVTSEYGTGMVRTSFAAVPHRGAVFAAKAIVVCGVLFVVGTATAVLGYLGGNYFLDREGIGLALEGDVARAMYGSGLYLAALGLLSMAVGFLVRHTAAAISIVLATVFVIGNMVMLIPGELGDFITKVMPGNAASSLVAPVSFNPEALGAWTGFGVLMGEVAALCALAWWLLRTRDA; encoded by the coding sequence ATGAGCTCACAGACCCTCGAGGAGACCCGCGCCGAGCTGGATGCGCCGCGGTCGGGATTCGGCCACGCGCTGCGTGCGGAGTGGATCAAGCTGTGGACCGTCCGCTCGACGTGGTGGACGATGTCCGCGCTGATCGTGCTCGGCGCCGGCCTCACGACCCTGATCTGCTGGGGCAACGCCAGCTGGCTCGCGAGCTCGGACGCCGACGAGTCGCCCGGCTCGTTCATCACCTGGGGCATGATGATCGCCCAGGTGTGCGCGGTCATCGTCGGCACGCTCGCGGTGACGTCCGAGTACGGCACCGGCATGGTCCGCACCTCGTTCGCGGCCGTCCCCCACCGTGGGGCCGTGTTCGCGGCCAAGGCGATCGTGGTCTGTGGCGTCCTGTTCGTCGTCGGCACCGCGACCGCGGTGCTCGGCTACCTCGGCGGCAACTACTTCCTCGACCGCGAGGGCATCGGCCTGGCGCTCGAGGGGGACGTCGCCCGCGCGATGTACGGCAGCGGCCTGTACCTCGCAGCGCTGGGGCTGCTGTCGATGGCCGTGGGCTTCCTCGTACGACACACCGCGGCGGCGATCTCGATCGTGCTGGCGACGGTGTTCGTCATCGGCAACATGGTGATGCTCATCCCCGGCGAGCTGGGTGACTTCATCACCAAGGTCATGCCGGGCAACGCGGCGTCCTCGCTCGTCGCGCCGGTCTCGTTCAACCCCGAAGCCCTGGGTGCGTGGACCGGCTTCGGCGTCCTCATGGGCGAGGTCGCCGCCCTCTGCGCCCTGGCCTGGTGGCTGCTGCGCACGCGAGACGCCTGA
- a CDS encoding ABC transporter ATP-binding protein, which produces MIRAQGLTKTYGDKIAVDGIDFTVAPGRVTGFLGPNGAGKSTTMRMALGLDTPTKGSVSVNGHRYATSPAPLREVGALLEAHAIHPGRSARDHLRWLAASNGIPTTRVGEVLEQVGLDTVAGQRAGRFSLGMGQRLGIAAALIGDPGVVILDEPVNGLDPEGIRWVRQLARQLADEGRTVFVSSHLMSEMALMADHLIVIGRGTILADCSMQQFMADHAASYVRVRAARSTEVEALLVGRGLEVNRVDDELRVQGLEAAAVGELVGSHGLLLHELTLVRSSLEDAFMALTADSVEYHAKAAEEIKAVRR; this is translated from the coding sequence ATGATCCGCGCCCAGGGACTCACCAAGACGTACGGCGACAAGATCGCCGTCGACGGCATCGACTTCACCGTCGCCCCCGGCCGGGTCACCGGCTTCCTCGGACCGAACGGGGCCGGCAAGTCCACGACGATGCGCATGGCGCTCGGTCTCGACACCCCCACCAAGGGGTCGGTGAGCGTCAACGGCCACCGCTACGCCACCTCCCCGGCACCGCTTCGCGAGGTCGGGGCGCTGCTGGAGGCGCACGCGATCCACCCGGGACGATCCGCCCGCGACCACCTGCGATGGCTGGCTGCCAGCAACGGCATCCCCACCACCCGGGTGGGCGAGGTGCTGGAGCAGGTCGGGCTCGACACCGTCGCCGGTCAGCGGGCGGGACGTTTCTCGCTCGGCATGGGCCAGCGGCTCGGCATCGCAGCAGCGCTGATCGGCGATCCGGGGGTCGTGATCCTCGACGAGCCGGTCAACGGACTGGACCCCGAGGGCATCCGCTGGGTGCGGCAGCTGGCCCGCCAGCTCGCCGACGAGGGGCGGACGGTCTTCGTCTCCAGCCACCTGATGTCGGAGATGGCGCTCATGGCCGACCACCTCATCGTCATCGGGCGGGGAACGATCCTCGCGGACTGCTCGATGCAGCAGTTCATGGCCGATCACGCGGCCTCGTACGTCCGGGTGCGGGCGGCGCGGTCGACCGAGGTCGAGGCGCTCCTGGTCGGCCGAGGCCTCGAGGTCAACCGGGTCGACGACGAGCTGCGGGTCCAAGGGCTCGAAGCAGCCGCGGTCGGCGAGCTCGTGGGCAGCCACGGCCTGCTCCTGCACGAGCTGACCCTTGTGCGTTCCTCGCTCGAGGACGCATTCATGGCACTGACGGCCGACAGCGTGGAGTACCACGCCAAGGCCGCTGAGGAGATCAAGGCGGTACGACGATGA
- a CDS encoding YchJ family protein, with amino-acid sequence MSPSRCPCLSGLTYDDCCGRLHAGTATAQTAEQLMRSRFSAFAVGDPAYLLSTWHRSTRPARLELDQDRRWYRLDILATRGGGPFETTGVVEFEAFYRAPTGNGSQHEVSRFVRESGTWFYVDA; translated from the coding sequence GTGAGCCCTTCGCGTTGTCCTTGCCTGAGCGGCCTGACGTACGACGACTGCTGTGGCCGGCTGCACGCCGGCACCGCGACCGCCCAGACTGCCGAGCAGCTGATGCGGTCACGGTTCAGCGCCTTCGCGGTCGGCGATCCTGCCTACCTGCTCTCGACCTGGCACCGGAGCACCCGTCCGGCCAGGCTCGAGCTCGACCAGGATCGCCGCTGGTACCGGCTCGACATCCTGGCGACGCGCGGGGGCGGGCCGTTCGAGACGACCGGTGTGGTCGAGTTCGAGGCCTTCTACCGCGCCCCGACCGGCAACGGCAGCCAGCACGAGGTCAGTCGGTTCGTCCGCGAGTCCGGCACGTGGTTCTACGTCGACGCGTGA
- a CDS encoding dihydrofolate reductase family protein: MARLLHSSNVTLDGYITDRKGSFDWGVPSAELHQFFNDLFRPVGTHLYGRRLYETMAVWETMGDDDPVTRDFAEIWRAADKVVYSRSLEHPSTPRTRIESDFHAGAVRSLVDAAERDVLIGGAELAGQALAAGIVDDLHTFVSPVVVGGGARSLPDDVRIDLQLVDEHRFDNGVVHLHHRVVR, translated from the coding sequence ATGGCCCGGCTCCTGCACTCCTCGAACGTCACGCTCGACGGTTACATCACCGATCGCAAGGGCAGCTTCGACTGGGGCGTGCCGAGCGCCGAGCTCCACCAGTTCTTCAACGACCTGTTCCGGCCGGTCGGCACGCACCTGTACGGACGCCGTCTCTACGAGACCATGGCCGTCTGGGAGACGATGGGCGACGACGATCCCGTGACGCGCGACTTCGCCGAGATCTGGCGGGCGGCGGACAAGGTCGTGTACTCCCGGTCGCTCGAGCACCCGAGCACCCCGCGCACCCGCATCGAGAGCGACTTCCACGCGGGCGCGGTCCGGTCGCTCGTGGACGCGGCCGAGCGTGACGTGCTCATCGGCGGCGCCGAGCTCGCCGGGCAGGCGCTCGCCGCGGGGATCGTCGACGACCTGCACACCTTCGTGTCCCCGGTCGTCGTCGGCGGCGGCGCCCGGTCGCTGCCGGACGACGTTCGGATCGATCTCCAGCTCGTCGACGAGCACCGCTTCGACAACGGTGTCGTGCACCTGCACCACCGCGTCGTGCGGTGA